In Falco biarmicus isolate bFalBia1 chromosome 6, bFalBia1.pri, whole genome shotgun sequence, the following are encoded in one genomic region:
- the SCAF8 gene encoding SR-related and CTD-associated factor 8 isoform X5, with the protein MPIIACCSLVKVVSRVNVRDEILKKLMDRFDFGEESEQNEEPKKETPTSQLPLVPESVNNSLFHQLAEQLQQQNLEHLRQQLLEQQQPPKASPEENQEGNFGSEHSASPSQGSSQQQFLEVETNVDDSMDIQQQDMDIDEGQDVPEEEIFEQEEKKSAVRSRSRTRSRSRSRSPRKRRSRSRSGSRKRKHRKRSRSRSRERKRKSSRSYSSERRAREREKERQKKGLPPIRSKTLSVCSTTLWVGQVDKKATQQDLTNLFEEFGQIESINMIPPRGCAYVCMVHRQDAYRALQKLSSGSYKIGSKIIKIAWALNKGVKTEYKQFWDVDLGVSYIPWEKVKLDDLEGFAEGGMIDQETVNTEWETARSSEAAKENIQTTQSAAVDKNTVITTQTEAYTQPVTMLQIPVAPAVPAVSLVPPAFPVTMSVPPPGYSAIPPPPFLRASFNPSQPPPGYMPPPVPPVVPPPVVPPPVVPPVVPTPLVQPPLPIAQETMKDVPFTSLVLPVGTVTSNLATPTLSAGSVFNPLPINKPESDEKGSHLTDLQISSSENNRSVQNDVSSSSGLVGGVQPPSVSSSSGLTGEGQPPTVSSGSGLAGGVQPPSVSSSSGLVGGVPPPTVSSSSGLAGGVQLPTVSSGSSLAGGVQPTSVSSSSGLMAGVQPPNVSSSSGLLAGVHPPSVSSSPGLLTGMQPPSVSSSSGVLAGVQPPCVSSNSGLLIMPPPNVSSSSGLMGVPPPNISSSSGLLAMQHPAGVQNMPHLNISSQRMPGMPLIDIRPGLMPHSPGPRFPLMQPGMPPQRSIPPPAILDPSLHPPPRGPFPPGDIFNQTERPFGTPGRQNIDSIPNPEKRLPLGGDNIQQEGDRDYRFPPVENRDNLSRPSPVDVRDSVGRPPVDPREGIGRPPVDGREHFARPHVDMRENFGRPGMDNLGRREHFGFNSDKHWGQRGDYDEREHHAFPIYGGPKGFHEDRERFRHVNYRFDSRSGPNWNRGFEQDAHRDFDDRRRPWERQRDRDDRDFNFCREINGNRFGRDRMSNNWIPPPHPRVFEYFDGATSQRKADNMPQVNGENTETESQPPTAQVQDDPELYEKLTSSVEINKEKSDTEADIESEPVVESTETEGT; encoded by the exons AAGCTGATGGACAGGTTTGACTTTGGGGAAGAATCTGAACAAAATGAAGAGCCTAAAAAGGAAACTCCCACTTCCCAACT acCTTTAGTGCCAGAATCTGTGAACAACTCACTTTTTCACCAACTAGCTGAACAGCTACAGCAACAAAATTTAGAACATCTCAGACAACAGCTtcttgagcagcagcagcctccaaaA GCAAGCCCTGAGGAGAATCAAGAAGGAAATTTTGGTTCAGAGCACTCTGCATCACCATCACAAGGGAGTAGTCAACAGCAGTTTTTAGAAGTGGAAACAAATGTGGATGATTCAATGGATATTCAACAACAG GACATGGATATAGATGAAGGACAGGATGTTCCTGAAGAAGAGATTTttgaacaagaagaaaaaaaatcagctgttcgCTCAAGATCAAGAACTCGTTCAAGATCTCGTTCAAG GTCTCCAAGAAAACGAAGGTCTAGATCACGGTCTGGTTCTCGTAAGCGTAAACACAGAAAACGTTCACGCTCGAGAtcaagagaaaggaagagaaagtcaTCTCGGTCATATTCTAGTGAAAGAAGGGctagggaaagggaaaaagaacgTCAGAAAAAAGGATTGCCTCCTATACGCTCAAAAACACTAAGTG TTTGCAGTACTACTCTTTGGGTAGGTCAAGTAGACAAGAAGGCTACACAGCAAGATTTAACTAATTTGTTTGAAGAATTTGGACAAATAGAGTCAATTAAT ATGATTCCCCCAAGAGGTTGTGCTTATGTCTGTATGGTTCATCGACAAGATGCGTATCGTGCTCTTCAGAAACTTAGTTCTGGGTCCTATAAAATTGGATCTAAAATTATTAAG attgcCTGGGCTTTGAATAAAGGTGTGAAAACAGAATACAAGCAATTCTGGGATGTGGATCTGGGAGTTTCATATATTCCTTGGGAGAAAGTAAAATTGGACGATTTGGAAGGCTTTGCTGAAGGTGGCATGATTGACCAAGAAACAGTAAATACAG aatggGAAACGGCCAGAAGCTCAGAAGCagctaaagaaaatattcagacTACACAGAGTGCTGCAGTTGATAAGAATACAGTTATTACAACACAGACAGAAGCTTATACGCAACCAGTCACTATGCTGCAG ATTCCAgtagctccagctgtgcctgctgttAGCTTGGTTCCACCTGCATTTCCTGTCACAATGTCTGTCCCTCCTCCTGGTTATAGTGCAATTCCTCCTCCACCCTTCTTGCGAGCGAGTTTCAACCCTTCACAGCCACCGCCAG GTTATATGCCTCCCCCAGTTCCTCCTGTGGTTCCACCACCTGTTGTCCCGCCACCTGTTGTCCCACCAGTTGTTCCAACAC CTTTAGTACAGCCTCCATTACCAATTGCACAAGAGACGATGAAGGATGTTCCTTTTACTAGCCTTGTTCTACCAGTTGGCACAGTTACTAGCAATCTAGCTACTCCAACATTATCTGCTGGAAGTGTTTTTAATCCTCTGCCAATCAACAAACCAGAATCAGATGAAAAGGGGTCACATCTTACAGACCTTCAGATTTCTTCCAGTGAGAACAACAGATCTG TGCAAAATGATGTCTCGAGTAGCTCTGGACTTGTTGGAGGAGTGCAGCCACCCAGCGTCTCAAGCAGTTCTGGGCTTACTGGAGAAGGGCAGCCACCCACTGTCTCAAGTGGCTCTGGACTTGCAGGGGGAGTACAGCCACCTAGTGTTTCAAGCAGCTCTGGACTTGTAGGAGGAGTGCCACCACCAACTGTTTCAAGCAGTTCTGGTCTTGCAGGAGGAGTGCAGCTACCTACTGTCTCCAGTGGCTCTTCTCTTGCTGGTGGAGTTCAGCCAACCAGCGTCTCGAGTAGCTCTGGACTTATGGCTGGAGTGCAACCACCAAATGTCTCAAGTAGCTCAGGGCTTCTAGCTGGAGTGCATCCACCCAGTGTCTCAAGCAGCCCTGGCCTGCTGACGGGAATGCAGCCACCCAGTGTCTCAAGCAGCTCAGGAGTTCTGGCAGGAGTACAGCCACCGTGTGTGTCAAGCAACTCTGGGCTTCTCATAATGCCACCACCCAATGTTTCAAGTAGTTCTGGACTTATGGGAGTGCCGCCACCAAATATTTCAAGTAGTTCTGGACTTCTGGCAATGCAGCATCCAGCTGGGGTTCAAAACATGCCTCATTTAAATATTAGTAGTCAAAGGATGCCGGGAATGCCTCTTATAGATATCCGTCCAGGCCTAATGCCCCATTCGCCTGGACCAAGGTTTCCATTAATGCAGCCAGGAATGCCACCGCAGCGTAGTATTCCTCCTCCAGCGATCCTTGATCCATCTCTTCACCCACCACCTCgaggtccttttcctccaggagATATTTTTAATCAGACAGAAAGACCTTTTGGAACACCAGGAAGACAAAATATTGATAGCATTCCTAATCCAGAGAAAAGACTACCACTTGGAGGCGATAACATTCAGCAGGAAGGAGATAGAGATTATCGCTTTCCTCCAGTGGAAAACAGAGATAATCTTAGCAGACCGTCTCCAGTGGATGTCAGAGATTCTGTTGGACGACCACCAGTTGATCCAAGAGAGGGTATAGGAAGACCTCCAGTAGATGGACGAGAACACTTTGCAAGACCACATGTAGACATGAGAGAGAATTTTGGAAGACCAGGTATGGATAACCTTGGTCGAAGAGAGCATTTTGGTTTCAATTCAGACAAGCACTGGGGACAGAGAGGAGATTATGATGAAAGAGAGCACCATGCCTTCCCTATTTATGGTGGCCCTAAAGGCTTCCATGAAGACAGAGAGAGGTTTCGGCATGTAAACTATAGGTTTGATAGTAGAAGTGGTCCCAATTGGAACAGAGGATTTGAACAAGATGCTCACAGAGATTTTGATGACCGCAGAAGACCCTGGGAAAGACAGAGGGATAGGGATGacagagattttaatttttgcagagAAATTAATGGGAACAGGTTTGGAAGAGACAGAATGTCAAACAACTGGATCCCCCCTCCACATCCACGGGTTTTTGAATATTTTGATGGGGCCACTTCCCAACGCAAAGCCGATAATATGCCCCAGGTAAACGGTGAAAATACAGAGACAGAAAGTCAGCCACCGACTGCACAGGTGCAGGATGATCCAGAACTTTATGAAAAACTGACATCTTCCGTCGAGATAAACAAAGAGAAGAGTGACACAGAAGCTGATATAGAAAGTGAACCAGTGGTAGAAAGCACAGAAACTGAGGGGACATAA
- the SCAF8 gene encoding SR-related and CTD-associated factor 8 isoform X7, with amino-acid sequence MACVCENTAILCEKLMDRFDFGEESEQNEEPKKETPTSQLPLVPESVNNSLFHQLAEQLQQQNLEHLRQQLLEQQQPPKASPEENQEGNFGSEHSASPSQGSSQQQFLEVETNVDDSMDIQQQDMDIDEGQDVPEEEIFEQEEKKSAVRSRSRTRSRSRSRSPRKRRSRSRSGSRKRKHRKRSRSRSRERKRKSSRSYSSERRAREREKERQKKGLPPIRSKTLSVCSTTLWVGQVDKKATQQDLTNLFEEFGQIESINMIPPRGCAYVCMVHRQDAYRALQKLSSGSYKIGSKIIKIAWALNKGVKTEYKQFWDVDLGVSYIPWEKVKLDDLEGFAEGGMIDQETVNTEWETARSSEAAKENIQTTQSAAVDKNTVITTQTEAYTQPVTMLQIPVAPAVPAVSLVPPAFPVTMSVPPPGYSAIPPPPFLRASFNPSQPPPGYMPPPVPPVVPPPVVPPPVVPPVVPTPLVQPPLPIAQETMKDVPFTSLVLPVGTVTSNLATPTLSAGSVFNPLPINKPESDEKGSHLTDLQISSSENNRSVQNDVSSSSGLVGGVQPPSVSSSSGLTGEGQPPTVSSGSGLAGGVQPPSVSSSSGLVGGVPPPTVSSSSGLAGGVQLPTVSSGSSLAGGVQPTSVSSSSGLMAGVQPPNVSSSSGLLAGVHPPSVSSSPGLLTGMQPPSVSSSSGVLAGVQPPCVSSNSGLLIMPPPNVSSSSGLMGVPPPNISSSSGLLAMQHPAGVQNMPHLNISSQRMPGMPLIDIRPGLMPHSPGPRFPLMQPGMPPQRSIPPPAILDPSLHPPPRGPFPPGDIFNQTERPFGTPGRQNIDSIPNPEKRLPLGGDNIQQEGDRDYRFPPVENRDNLSRPSPVDVRDSVGRPPVDPREGIGRPPVDGREHFARPHVDMRENFGRPGMDNLGRREHFGFNSDKHWGQRGDYDEREHHAFPIYGGPKGFHEDRERFRHVNYRFDSRSGPNWNRGFEQDAHRDFDDRRRPWERQRDRDDRDFNFCREINGNRFGRDRMSNNWIPPPHPRVFEYFDGATSQRKADNMPQVNGENTETESQPPTAQVQDDPELYEKLTSSVEINKEKSDTEADIESEPVVESTETEGT; translated from the exons AAGCTGATGGACAGGTTTGACTTTGGGGAAGAATCTGAACAAAATGAAGAGCCTAAAAAGGAAACTCCCACTTCCCAACT acCTTTAGTGCCAGAATCTGTGAACAACTCACTTTTTCACCAACTAGCTGAACAGCTACAGCAACAAAATTTAGAACATCTCAGACAACAGCTtcttgagcagcagcagcctccaaaA GCAAGCCCTGAGGAGAATCAAGAAGGAAATTTTGGTTCAGAGCACTCTGCATCACCATCACAAGGGAGTAGTCAACAGCAGTTTTTAGAAGTGGAAACAAATGTGGATGATTCAATGGATATTCAACAACAG GACATGGATATAGATGAAGGACAGGATGTTCCTGAAGAAGAGATTTttgaacaagaagaaaaaaaatcagctgttcgCTCAAGATCAAGAACTCGTTCAAGATCTCGTTCAAG GTCTCCAAGAAAACGAAGGTCTAGATCACGGTCTGGTTCTCGTAAGCGTAAACACAGAAAACGTTCACGCTCGAGAtcaagagaaaggaagagaaagtcaTCTCGGTCATATTCTAGTGAAAGAAGGGctagggaaagggaaaaagaacgTCAGAAAAAAGGATTGCCTCCTATACGCTCAAAAACACTAAGTG TTTGCAGTACTACTCTTTGGGTAGGTCAAGTAGACAAGAAGGCTACACAGCAAGATTTAACTAATTTGTTTGAAGAATTTGGACAAATAGAGTCAATTAAT ATGATTCCCCCAAGAGGTTGTGCTTATGTCTGTATGGTTCATCGACAAGATGCGTATCGTGCTCTTCAGAAACTTAGTTCTGGGTCCTATAAAATTGGATCTAAAATTATTAAG attgcCTGGGCTTTGAATAAAGGTGTGAAAACAGAATACAAGCAATTCTGGGATGTGGATCTGGGAGTTTCATATATTCCTTGGGAGAAAGTAAAATTGGACGATTTGGAAGGCTTTGCTGAAGGTGGCATGATTGACCAAGAAACAGTAAATACAG aatggGAAACGGCCAGAAGCTCAGAAGCagctaaagaaaatattcagacTACACAGAGTGCTGCAGTTGATAAGAATACAGTTATTACAACACAGACAGAAGCTTATACGCAACCAGTCACTATGCTGCAG ATTCCAgtagctccagctgtgcctgctgttAGCTTGGTTCCACCTGCATTTCCTGTCACAATGTCTGTCCCTCCTCCTGGTTATAGTGCAATTCCTCCTCCACCCTTCTTGCGAGCGAGTTTCAACCCTTCACAGCCACCGCCAG GTTATATGCCTCCCCCAGTTCCTCCTGTGGTTCCACCACCTGTTGTCCCGCCACCTGTTGTCCCACCAGTTGTTCCAACAC CTTTAGTACAGCCTCCATTACCAATTGCACAAGAGACGATGAAGGATGTTCCTTTTACTAGCCTTGTTCTACCAGTTGGCACAGTTACTAGCAATCTAGCTACTCCAACATTATCTGCTGGAAGTGTTTTTAATCCTCTGCCAATCAACAAACCAGAATCAGATGAAAAGGGGTCACATCTTACAGACCTTCAGATTTCTTCCAGTGAGAACAACAGATCTG TGCAAAATGATGTCTCGAGTAGCTCTGGACTTGTTGGAGGAGTGCAGCCACCCAGCGTCTCAAGCAGTTCTGGGCTTACTGGAGAAGGGCAGCCACCCACTGTCTCAAGTGGCTCTGGACTTGCAGGGGGAGTACAGCCACCTAGTGTTTCAAGCAGCTCTGGACTTGTAGGAGGAGTGCCACCACCAACTGTTTCAAGCAGTTCTGGTCTTGCAGGAGGAGTGCAGCTACCTACTGTCTCCAGTGGCTCTTCTCTTGCTGGTGGAGTTCAGCCAACCAGCGTCTCGAGTAGCTCTGGACTTATGGCTGGAGTGCAACCACCAAATGTCTCAAGTAGCTCAGGGCTTCTAGCTGGAGTGCATCCACCCAGTGTCTCAAGCAGCCCTGGCCTGCTGACGGGAATGCAGCCACCCAGTGTCTCAAGCAGCTCAGGAGTTCTGGCAGGAGTACAGCCACCGTGTGTGTCAAGCAACTCTGGGCTTCTCATAATGCCACCACCCAATGTTTCAAGTAGTTCTGGACTTATGGGAGTGCCGCCACCAAATATTTCAAGTAGTTCTGGACTTCTGGCAATGCAGCATCCAGCTGGGGTTCAAAACATGCCTCATTTAAATATTAGTAGTCAAAGGATGCCGGGAATGCCTCTTATAGATATCCGTCCAGGCCTAATGCCCCATTCGCCTGGACCAAGGTTTCCATTAATGCAGCCAGGAATGCCACCGCAGCGTAGTATTCCTCCTCCAGCGATCCTTGATCCATCTCTTCACCCACCACCTCgaggtccttttcctccaggagATATTTTTAATCAGACAGAAAGACCTTTTGGAACACCAGGAAGACAAAATATTGATAGCATTCCTAATCCAGAGAAAAGACTACCACTTGGAGGCGATAACATTCAGCAGGAAGGAGATAGAGATTATCGCTTTCCTCCAGTGGAAAACAGAGATAATCTTAGCAGACCGTCTCCAGTGGATGTCAGAGATTCTGTTGGACGACCACCAGTTGATCCAAGAGAGGGTATAGGAAGACCTCCAGTAGATGGACGAGAACACTTTGCAAGACCACATGTAGACATGAGAGAGAATTTTGGAAGACCAGGTATGGATAACCTTGGTCGAAGAGAGCATTTTGGTTTCAATTCAGACAAGCACTGGGGACAGAGAGGAGATTATGATGAAAGAGAGCACCATGCCTTCCCTATTTATGGTGGCCCTAAAGGCTTCCATGAAGACAGAGAGAGGTTTCGGCATGTAAACTATAGGTTTGATAGTAGAAGTGGTCCCAATTGGAACAGAGGATTTGAACAAGATGCTCACAGAGATTTTGATGACCGCAGAAGACCCTGGGAAAGACAGAGGGATAGGGATGacagagattttaatttttgcagagAAATTAATGGGAACAGGTTTGGAAGAGACAGAATGTCAAACAACTGGATCCCCCCTCCACATCCACGGGTTTTTGAATATTTTGATGGGGCCACTTCCCAACGCAAAGCCGATAATATGCCCCAGGTAAACGGTGAAAATACAGAGACAGAAAGTCAGCCACCGACTGCACAGGTGCAGGATGATCCAGAACTTTATGAAAAACTGACATCTTCCGTCGAGATAAACAAAGAGAAGAGTGACACAGAAGCTGATATAGAAAGTGAACCAGTGGTAGAAAGCACAGAAACTGAGGGGACATAA
- the SCAF8 gene encoding SR-related and CTD-associated factor 8 isoform X6, whose protein sequence is MAWIYMMKVILDFSIPSHLSLMLMDRFDFGEESEQNEEPKKETPTSQLPLVPESVNNSLFHQLAEQLQQQNLEHLRQQLLEQQQPPKASPEENQEGNFGSEHSASPSQGSSQQQFLEVETNVDDSMDIQQQDMDIDEGQDVPEEEIFEQEEKKSAVRSRSRTRSRSRSRSPRKRRSRSRSGSRKRKHRKRSRSRSRERKRKSSRSYSSERRAREREKERQKKGLPPIRSKTLSVCSTTLWVGQVDKKATQQDLTNLFEEFGQIESINMIPPRGCAYVCMVHRQDAYRALQKLSSGSYKIGSKIIKIAWALNKGVKTEYKQFWDVDLGVSYIPWEKVKLDDLEGFAEGGMIDQETVNTEWETARSSEAAKENIQTTQSAAVDKNTVITTQTEAYTQPVTMLQIPVAPAVPAVSLVPPAFPVTMSVPPPGYSAIPPPPFLRASFNPSQPPPGYMPPPVPPVVPPPVVPPPVVPPVVPTPLVQPPLPIAQETMKDVPFTSLVLPVGTVTSNLATPTLSAGSVFNPLPINKPESDEKGSHLTDLQISSSENNRSVQNDVSSSSGLVGGVQPPSVSSSSGLTGEGQPPTVSSGSGLAGGVQPPSVSSSSGLVGGVPPPTVSSSSGLAGGVQLPTVSSGSSLAGGVQPTSVSSSSGLMAGVQPPNVSSSSGLLAGVHPPSVSSSPGLLTGMQPPSVSSSSGVLAGVQPPCVSSNSGLLIMPPPNVSSSSGLMGVPPPNISSSSGLLAMQHPAGVQNMPHLNISSQRMPGMPLIDIRPGLMPHSPGPRFPLMQPGMPPQRSIPPPAILDPSLHPPPRGPFPPGDIFNQTERPFGTPGRQNIDSIPNPEKRLPLGGDNIQQEGDRDYRFPPVENRDNLSRPSPVDVRDSVGRPPVDPREGIGRPPVDGREHFARPHVDMRENFGRPGMDNLGRREHFGFNSDKHWGQRGDYDEREHHAFPIYGGPKGFHEDRERFRHVNYRFDSRSGPNWNRGFEQDAHRDFDDRRRPWERQRDRDDRDFNFCREINGNRFGRDRMSNNWIPPPHPRVFEYFDGATSQRKADNMPQVNGENTETESQPPTAQVQDDPELYEKLTSSVEINKEKSDTEADIESEPVVESTETEGT, encoded by the exons CTGATGGACAGGTTTGACTTTGGGGAAGAATCTGAACAAAATGAAGAGCCTAAAAAGGAAACTCCCACTTCCCAACT acCTTTAGTGCCAGAATCTGTGAACAACTCACTTTTTCACCAACTAGCTGAACAGCTACAGCAACAAAATTTAGAACATCTCAGACAACAGCTtcttgagcagcagcagcctccaaaA GCAAGCCCTGAGGAGAATCAAGAAGGAAATTTTGGTTCAGAGCACTCTGCATCACCATCACAAGGGAGTAGTCAACAGCAGTTTTTAGAAGTGGAAACAAATGTGGATGATTCAATGGATATTCAACAACAG GACATGGATATAGATGAAGGACAGGATGTTCCTGAAGAAGAGATTTttgaacaagaagaaaaaaaatcagctgttcgCTCAAGATCAAGAACTCGTTCAAGATCTCGTTCAAG GTCTCCAAGAAAACGAAGGTCTAGATCACGGTCTGGTTCTCGTAAGCGTAAACACAGAAAACGTTCACGCTCGAGAtcaagagaaaggaagagaaagtcaTCTCGGTCATATTCTAGTGAAAGAAGGGctagggaaagggaaaaagaacgTCAGAAAAAAGGATTGCCTCCTATACGCTCAAAAACACTAAGTG TTTGCAGTACTACTCTTTGGGTAGGTCAAGTAGACAAGAAGGCTACACAGCAAGATTTAACTAATTTGTTTGAAGAATTTGGACAAATAGAGTCAATTAAT ATGATTCCCCCAAGAGGTTGTGCTTATGTCTGTATGGTTCATCGACAAGATGCGTATCGTGCTCTTCAGAAACTTAGTTCTGGGTCCTATAAAATTGGATCTAAAATTATTAAG attgcCTGGGCTTTGAATAAAGGTGTGAAAACAGAATACAAGCAATTCTGGGATGTGGATCTGGGAGTTTCATATATTCCTTGGGAGAAAGTAAAATTGGACGATTTGGAAGGCTTTGCTGAAGGTGGCATGATTGACCAAGAAACAGTAAATACAG aatggGAAACGGCCAGAAGCTCAGAAGCagctaaagaaaatattcagacTACACAGAGTGCTGCAGTTGATAAGAATACAGTTATTACAACACAGACAGAAGCTTATACGCAACCAGTCACTATGCTGCAG ATTCCAgtagctccagctgtgcctgctgttAGCTTGGTTCCACCTGCATTTCCTGTCACAATGTCTGTCCCTCCTCCTGGTTATAGTGCAATTCCTCCTCCACCCTTCTTGCGAGCGAGTTTCAACCCTTCACAGCCACCGCCAG GTTATATGCCTCCCCCAGTTCCTCCTGTGGTTCCACCACCTGTTGTCCCGCCACCTGTTGTCCCACCAGTTGTTCCAACAC CTTTAGTACAGCCTCCATTACCAATTGCACAAGAGACGATGAAGGATGTTCCTTTTACTAGCCTTGTTCTACCAGTTGGCACAGTTACTAGCAATCTAGCTACTCCAACATTATCTGCTGGAAGTGTTTTTAATCCTCTGCCAATCAACAAACCAGAATCAGATGAAAAGGGGTCACATCTTACAGACCTTCAGATTTCTTCCAGTGAGAACAACAGATCTG TGCAAAATGATGTCTCGAGTAGCTCTGGACTTGTTGGAGGAGTGCAGCCACCCAGCGTCTCAAGCAGTTCTGGGCTTACTGGAGAAGGGCAGCCACCCACTGTCTCAAGTGGCTCTGGACTTGCAGGGGGAGTACAGCCACCTAGTGTTTCAAGCAGCTCTGGACTTGTAGGAGGAGTGCCACCACCAACTGTTTCAAGCAGTTCTGGTCTTGCAGGAGGAGTGCAGCTACCTACTGTCTCCAGTGGCTCTTCTCTTGCTGGTGGAGTTCAGCCAACCAGCGTCTCGAGTAGCTCTGGACTTATGGCTGGAGTGCAACCACCAAATGTCTCAAGTAGCTCAGGGCTTCTAGCTGGAGTGCATCCACCCAGTGTCTCAAGCAGCCCTGGCCTGCTGACGGGAATGCAGCCACCCAGTGTCTCAAGCAGCTCAGGAGTTCTGGCAGGAGTACAGCCACCGTGTGTGTCAAGCAACTCTGGGCTTCTCATAATGCCACCACCCAATGTTTCAAGTAGTTCTGGACTTATGGGAGTGCCGCCACCAAATATTTCAAGTAGTTCTGGACTTCTGGCAATGCAGCATCCAGCTGGGGTTCAAAACATGCCTCATTTAAATATTAGTAGTCAAAGGATGCCGGGAATGCCTCTTATAGATATCCGTCCAGGCCTAATGCCCCATTCGCCTGGACCAAGGTTTCCATTAATGCAGCCAGGAATGCCACCGCAGCGTAGTATTCCTCCTCCAGCGATCCTTGATCCATCTCTTCACCCACCACCTCgaggtccttttcctccaggagATATTTTTAATCAGACAGAAAGACCTTTTGGAACACCAGGAAGACAAAATATTGATAGCATTCCTAATCCAGAGAAAAGACTACCACTTGGAGGCGATAACATTCAGCAGGAAGGAGATAGAGATTATCGCTTTCCTCCAGTGGAAAACAGAGATAATCTTAGCAGACCGTCTCCAGTGGATGTCAGAGATTCTGTTGGACGACCACCAGTTGATCCAAGAGAGGGTATAGGAAGACCTCCAGTAGATGGACGAGAACACTTTGCAAGACCACATGTAGACATGAGAGAGAATTTTGGAAGACCAGGTATGGATAACCTTGGTCGAAGAGAGCATTTTGGTTTCAATTCAGACAAGCACTGGGGACAGAGAGGAGATTATGATGAAAGAGAGCACCATGCCTTCCCTATTTATGGTGGCCCTAAAGGCTTCCATGAAGACAGAGAGAGGTTTCGGCATGTAAACTATAGGTTTGATAGTAGAAGTGGTCCCAATTGGAACAGAGGATTTGAACAAGATGCTCACAGAGATTTTGATGACCGCAGAAGACCCTGGGAAAGACAGAGGGATAGGGATGacagagattttaatttttgcagagAAATTAATGGGAACAGGTTTGGAAGAGACAGAATGTCAAACAACTGGATCCCCCCTCCACATCCACGGGTTTTTGAATATTTTGATGGGGCCACTTCCCAACGCAAAGCCGATAATATGCCCCAGGTAAACGGTGAAAATACAGAGACAGAAAGTCAGCCACCGACTGCACAGGTGCAGGATGATCCAGAACTTTATGAAAAACTGACATCTTCCGTCGAGATAAACAAAGAGAAGAGTGACACAGAAGCTGATATAGAAAGTGAACCAGTGGTAGAAAGCACAGAAACTGAGGGGACATAA